Proteins encoded in a region of the Perca fluviatilis chromosome 6, GENO_Pfluv_1.0, whole genome shotgun sequence genome:
- the LOC120561472 gene encoding rab5 GDP/GTP exchange factor-like yields the protein MWTDKQRGIRVSQEELLCKNACGYYGNPAWQGFCSKCWREKARTAGASRQDTRPSNDGTPLTFSKFEVKKSTEKGRRINTMRRLFWGSPSPPKRQESSESHANVLKAYQSLEPGDFTGFLKILKSPSSQRLQSRCTAFLNTMEAYHDLPVQKLSDLVQDFYQSFAEYFSGFPEAQVTQIMEHVEKLIMTRLHKWVFCHDSCDDEQKDLALQRRIRSLNWITPQMLSVPFPDKKTAVTADPFLPAITAIIEMDAKRAPQDKLACVSKCSQHVFEALSTSNSEPANADDFLSGLVYVVLKANPPRLHSNMQYVIRFGLPHSLMAGESGYYFTNLSCAVAFIDKLDGPALNLSPEEFEGYMLRQRAPREGKRQQVASDAQHLLEELTGRQEKLDQGMDALNMQLQTWVKAVHSQLDEATAQFALVQKEITAQAEISQVFSSSSHDASPQGDEKDESVLAFTDQHAGPQATDC from the exons ATGTGGACAGATAAGCAACGAGGAATCAGAGTTTCTCAGGAGGAGCTTCTCTGCAAGAACGCCTGTGGGTATTATGGAAACCCTGCGTGGCAAGGCTTCTGCTCCAAGTGCTGGAGAGAGAAAGCACGAACAGCTGGAGCCTCGAGGCAAGACACAAG GCCGAGCAATGATGGAACTCCTCTCACCTTCTCCAAATTTGAAGTGAAGAAAAGCACTGAGAAAGGTCGTCGAATTAACACAATGAGAAGACTCTTCTGGGGCAGTCCATCACCTCCTAAACGTCAAG AGTCTTCTGAAAGCCATGCAAATGTGTTGAAAGCTTACCAGAGCCTCGAGCCCGGGGACTTCACTGGTTTCCTGAAGATACTGAAGAGCCCTTCCTCCCAGCGCTTGCAGTCTCGATGTACAGCTTTCCTCAACACAATGGAGGCGTACCAT GATCTGCCGGTACAGAAGCTGTCTGATCTTGTGCAGGATTTCTACCAGTCTTTTGCTGAATATTTTAGCG gttttccTGAGGCTCAGGTCACTCAAATAATGGAGCATGTAGAGAAATTAATAATGACACGGTTGCACAAATGGGTTTTCTGCCATGACAGCTGTGATGATGAACAGAAGGATCTGGCTCTCCAGAGAAGGATACG ATCTTTGAATTGGATCACCCCGCAGATGCTGAGCGTACCTTTTCCGGATAAAAAGACTGCAGTCACAGCCGACCCGTTTCTGCCTGCTATAACAG CCATAATTGAAATGGATGCCAAACGAGCACCTCAGGATAAACTTGCATGTGTGTCCAAATGCAGTCAGCACGTTTTTGAAGCGCTCTCAACCTCAAACAGTGAGCCCGCTAATGCTGATGACTTCCTGTCAGGCCTGGTGTATGTGGTGCTGAAGGCCAATCCACCTCGCCTACACTCCAACATGCAATATGTGATACGTTTTGGTCTCCCTCACAGTCTGATGGCAGGAGAGAGCGGCTACTATTTCACAAATTTG TCTTGTGCAGTGGCCTTCATTGATAAGCTGGATGGACCAGCACTCAACCTCAGTCCAGAGGAGTTTGAGGGCTACATGCTGCGTCAGCGTGCTCCCCGTGAAGGAAAGAGGCAGCAGGTTGCCAGTGACGCACAACATCTGTTAGAGGAGCTAACAGGCAGACAGGAGAAGCTGGACCAAGGGATGGATGCTCTCAACATGCAGCTACAGACGTGGGTCAAAGCTGTTCATTCACAACTGGATGAGGCAACAGCCCAGTTTGCTCTAGTACAAAAGGAGATAACCGCTCAGGCTGAAATCTCACAGGTTTTTTCATCCTCATCTCATGATGCATCACCGCAAGGGGACGAGAAAGACGAGTCAGTGCTGGCCTTTACGGATCAACATGCAGGTCCACAAGCTACAGACTGTTAG
- the psmd9 gene encoding 26S proteasome non-ATPase regulatory subunit 9 translates to MKMTGENNAENSEITMDDVKNLIQRKDEIEEQIKAYYDVLEDQCVGVEGPLVDAEGFPRADVNLYQIRTARHSISCLQNDHKAIMEEIEEALHKLHAREKAKRGGDEAGDQEEAMEQQVTLPPPFARVDAVTQGSPACGAGLRVGDEVIEFGSVNTENFQNLQNIASVVQHSEGKPLRVSVIRDGQKAQMSLTPQRWSGRGLLGCNIVPIHR, encoded by the exons ATGAAGATGACAGGGGAAAATAATGCTGAAAATTCAGAAATAACAATGGATGATGTCAAAAACTTAATTCAAAGGAAAGATGAAATTGAAGAACAGATAAAGGCTTATTACGATGTTTTGGAAGAC CAATGTGTCGGAGTTGAAGGTCCCTTGGTTGACGCAGAGGGTTTCCCTAGAGCAGATGTTAATTTATACCAGATCAGGACAGCAAGACACAGTATTTCAT GCCTGCAGAATGATCACAAGGCCATCATGGAGGAGATAGAAGAAGCCCTACACAAGCTGCATGCTCGAGAGAAAGCCAAGCGGGGAGGGGACGAGGCAGGAGACCAGGAGGAGGCGATGGAGCAACAGGtcactcttcctcctccctttgCACGGGTGGATGCTGTGACACAAGGCTCGCCTGCATGTGGAGCT GGGCTCAGAGTTGGTGATGAAGTCATTGAGTTTGGTTCTGTTAACACAGAGAACTTCCAGAACCTCCAGAATATTGCTTCTGTGGTACAACACAGTGAAGGG AAACCATTACGTGTCTCAGTCATCCGGGATGGccagaaagctcagatgagcctgACTCCACAGCGATGGTCAGGCAGAGGATTGCTGGG ATGCAACATTGTTCCAATCCATCGATGA